In Streptococcus parapneumoniae, the genomic stretch CAACCAGATATGCTTTCTGAGTTTCGTAGTTTGATGTTTTTAGGTGTTGCCTTTATTGAAGGAACTTTCTTTGTAACTCTTGTCTTCTCATTTATTATCAAATAAATACATGGAACGAGAAGAAAAGGGAGGATTTTAGATGGAAGAAAGTATTAATCCAATCATCTCTATTGGTCCTGTTATCTTCAATCTGACTATGTTAGCCATGACCTTGTTGATTGTGGGAGTTATTTTTGTCTTTATTTATTGGGCAAGCCGCAATATGACCTTGAAACCCAAAGGAAAGCAAAATGTACTTGAGTATGTCTATGACTTTGTTATTGGATTTACAGAACCTAACATTGGTTCGCGCTACATGAAAGATTACTCACTCTTTTTCCTTTGTTTATTTCTTTTCATGGTGATTGCCAATAACCTTGGCTTAATGACAAAGCTTCAAACGATCGATGGGACTAACTGGTGGAGTTCGCCAACCGCTAATTTACAGTATGACTTAACCTTATCTTTTCTTGTCATTTTGTTGACACATATAGAAAGCGTTCGTCGTCGTGGATTTAAAAAAAGTATAAAATCTTTTATGAGTCCTGTTTTTGTCATACCGATGAATATCTTGGAAGAATTTACAAACTTCTTATCTTTGGCTTTGCGGATTTTTGGGAATATCTTTGCAGGAGAGGTCATGACGAGTTTGTTACTTCTTCTTTCCCACCAAGCTATTTATTGGTATCCAGTAGCCTTTGGAGCTAATTTGGCTTGGACTGCATTTTCTGTCTTTATTTCCTGCATCCAAGCTTATGTCTTTACTCTTTTGACATCTGTGTATTTAGGGAATAAGATTAATATTGAAGAGGAATAGAAAGGAGTAACTGATGCACGTAACAGTAGGTGAATTGATTGGTAATTTTATTTTAATCACTGGCTCTTTTATTCTTTTGCTAGTCTTGATTAAAAAATTTGCATGGTCTAATATTACAGGCATTTTCGAAGAAAGAGCTGAAAAAATTGCTACTGATATTGACAGTGCTGAAGAAGCCCGTCAAAAAGCAGAAGTATTGGCTCAAAAACGCGAAGATGAATTGGCTGGTAGCCGTAAAGAAGCCAAGGCAATCATTGAGAATGCGAAAGCAACAGCTGAGAAAAGTAAGGCTAGTATTTTAGTAGATGCTAAACTAGAAGCAGGACGCTTAAAAGAAAAAGCAAACCAAGAAATTGCTCAAAACAAAGCTGAAGCTTTACAAAACGTTAAGGGTGAGGTAGCAGATTTGACCATCAGCCTAGCTGGTAAAATCATCTCACAAAACCTTGACGGTTATGCCCATAAAGAACTCATTGATCAGTATATCGATCAGCTAGGAGAAGCTTAATGGACAAGAAAACAGTAAAGGTAATTGAAAAATACAGCATGCCTTTTGTCCAATTGGTACTTGAAAAAGGAGAAGAAGCCCGTATCTTTTCAGACTTGACTCAAATCAAGCAAGTTGCTGAAGAAACAGGTTTACCTTCTTTTTTAAAAAAAGTGACAGTAGATGAGTCTGACAAGAAAAAAACGATTGCTTTTTTCCAAGACTCTGTGTCACCTTTATTACAAAACTTTATCCAGGTTCTGGCCTACAATCACAGAGTAAATCTTTTTTATGATGTGCTTGTAGATTGCTTGAACCGACTTGAAAAAGAAACAAATCGATTTGAAGTGACGATTACTTCAGCTCATCCTTTAACAGATGAACAAAAGAGTCGCTTGCTCCCTTTGATTGAGAAAAAAATGTCTCTGAAAGTAAGGAGTGTAAAAGAAGAAATCGATGAAAGTCTCATTGGTGGTTTTGTCATTTTTGCCAATCACAAGACAATTGATGTGAGTATTAAACAACAACTTAAAGTTGTTAAAGAAAATTTGAAATAGAAAGTGGTGTTCTTTTGGCAATTAACGCACAAGAAATCAGCGCTTTAATTAAGCAACAAATTGAAAATTTCAAACCCAATTTTGATGTGACTGAAACAGGTGTTGTAACCTATATCGGGGATGGTATCGCGCGTGCTCATGGCCTTGAAAATGCCATGAGTGGAGAGTTGTTGATTTTTGAAAACGGCTCTTATGGTATGGCTCAAAACTTGGAGTCAACAGACGTTGGTATTATCATCCTAGGTGACTTTACAGATATCCGTGAAGGCGATACAATCCGCCGTACAGGTAAAATCATGGAAGTCCCAGTAGGTGAAAGTCTGATTGGTCGTGTTGTGGATCCGCTTGGTCGTCCGGTTGACGGTCTTGGAGAAATCCACACTGATAAAACTCGTCCAGTAGAAGCGCCAGCTCCTGGTGTTATGCAACGTAAGTCTGTATCAGAACCATTGCAAACTGGTTTGAAAGCTATTGACGCCCTTGTACCGATTGGTCGTGGTCAACGTGAGTTGATTATCGGTGACCGTCAGACAGGGAAAACAACCATTGCGATTGATACAATCTTGAACCAAAAAGGTCAAGATATGATCTGTATCTACGTAGCGATTGGACAAAAAGAATCAACAGTTCGTACGCAAGTAGAAACACTACGTCAGTACGGTGCCTTGGATTACACAATCGTTGTGACAGCCTCTGCTTCACAACCATCTCCATTGCTTTTCCTAGCTCCTTATGCTGGGGTTGCCATGGCGGAAGAATTTATGTATCAAGGTAAGCATGTTTTGATCGTTTATGATGATCTTTCAAAACAAGCGGTAGCTTATCGTGAACTGTCACTCTTGCTTCGTCGTCCTCCAGGTCGTGAAGCCTTCCCAGGGGATGTTTTCTACCTTCACAGCCGTTTGCTTGAGCGCTCAGCTAAAGTTTCTGATGAACTTGGTGGTGGATCAATTACAGCCCTACCGTTTATCGAGACACAAGCAGGAGATATCTCTGCCTATATCGCAACCAACGTGATTTCTATCACTGACGGACAAATCTTCCTTGGTGATGGTCTCTTCAATGCAGGTATTCGTCCAGCCATCGATGCGGGTTCATCTGTATCACGTGTAGGTGGTTCTGCACAAATCAAAGCTATGAAGAAGGTTGCTGGTACACTTCGTATCGACCTTGCTTCATACCGTGAGTTGGAAGCCTTCACTAAGTTTGGTTCTGACTTGGATGCGGCAACACAGGCTAAGTTGAACCGTGGACGTCGCACAGTTGAGGTCTTGAAACAACCTGTTCACAAACCATTGCCTGTTGAGAAACAAGTAACCATTCTCTATGCTTTGACACATGGTTTCTTGGACACTGTTCCAGTAGATGATATTGTTCGTTTCGAGGAAGAGTTCCATGCCTTCTTTGATGCTCAACATCCAGAGATTTTGGAAACCATTCGTGATACAAAAGACTTGCCAGAAGAAGCAGTCTTGGATGCTGCGATTACAGAGTTTCTCAATCAATCTAGCTTCCAATAAGAATAGAGGTGTCAGATGGCAGTATCTCTAAATGATATTAAAACAAAAATCGCCTCAACAAAAAATACGAGTCAAATCACTAATGCCATGCAAATGGTTTCGGCTGCTAAGCTAGGTCGCTCTGAAGAAGCTGCTCGTAACTTCCAAGTTTACGCTCAGAAAGTTCGCAAGCTCTTGACAGATATCCTTCATGGTAATGGAGCTGGTGCTTCAACCAATCCCATGTTGATTAGCCGTCCTGTGAAGAAGACAGGCTATATCGTTATTACTTCAGACCGCGGTTTGGTTGGAGGTTATAATTCTTCTATTCTGAAAGCCGTTATGGAGTTGAAAGAAGAATACCATCCAGATGGTACAGGTTTTGAAATGATCTGTATTGGTGGAATGGGAGCAGATTTCTTTAAGGCTCGTGGTATTCAACCACTTTATGAATTACGTGGCTTGGCGGATCAGCCTAGCTTTGATCAAGTTCGTAAGATTATTTCAAAAACTGTTGAAATGTACCAAAATGAACTTTTTGATGAACTCTATGTCTGCTACAACCACCATGTCAATACGCTAACTAGTCAAATGCGTGTGGAACAAATGCTTCCGATTGTTGACTTGGATCCAAATGAAGCGGATGAAGAGTATAGCTTGACTTTTGAATTGGAAACCAGCCGAGAAGAAATTCTGGAGCAGTTGTTGCCTCAGTTTGCAGAAAGTATGATTTACGGTGCTATTATCGATGCTAAGACAGCTGAAAATGCTGCAGGTATGACCGCCATGCAAACAGCGACAGATAATGCTAAGAAAGTCATCAATGATTTGACAATTCAGTATAACCGTGCCAGACAGGCGGCGATTACACAAGAAATTACAGAAATTGTAGCAGGAGCTAGTGCCTTAGAATAGGCTCTAGTCCAGCTCGTATGAAAATGAACTTAGGACCTAGTTGAACTAGGAACCGACAGTATCTTATATAGAATAGGAGAAGGAGATGAGTTCAGGTAAAATTGCTCAGGTTATCGGTCCCGTTGTAGACGTCTTGTTTGCAGCAGGGGAAAAACTTCCTGAGATTAACAATGCACTTGTCGTCTACAAAAATGACGAAAGAAAAACAAAAATCGTCCTTGAAGTAGCCTTAGAGTTGGGAGATGGTATGGTCCGTACTATCGCCATGGAATCAACAGATGGGTTGACTCGTGGAATGGAAGTATTGGACACAGGTCGTCCAATCTCTGTACCAGTAGGTAAAGAAACTTTGGGACGTGTCTTCAATGTTTTGGGAGATACCATTGACTTGGAAGCTCCTTTTACAGAAGACGCAGAGCGTCAGCCAATTCATAAAAAAGCTCCAACTTTTGATGAGTTGTCTACCTCTTCTGAAATCCTTGAAACAGGGATCAAGGTTATCGACCTTCTTGCCCCTTACCTTAAAGGTGGTAAAGTTGGACTCTTCGGTGGTGCCGGAGTTGGTAAAACCGTCTTAATCCAAGAATTGATTCACAATATCGCCCAAGAACATGGTGGTATTTCAGTATTTACCGGTGTTGGGGAACGTACTCGTGAGGGGAATGACCTTTACTGGGAGATGAAAGAATCAGGCGTTATCGAGAAAACAGCCATGGTATTTGGTCAGATGAATGAGCCACCAGGAGCACGTATGCGTGTTGCCCTTACTGGTTTGACAATCGCTGAATACTTCCGTGATGTGGAAGGCCAAGATGTACTTCTCTTTATCGATAATATCTTCCGTTTCACTCAGGCTGGTTCAGAAGTATCTGCCCTTTTGGGTCGTATGCCATCAGCCGTTGGTTACCAACCAACCCTTGCTACGGAAATGGGTCAATTGCAAGAGCGTATTACATCAACTAAGAAGGGATCTGTAACTTCTATCCAAGCTATCTATGTGCCAGCGGATGACTATACTGACCCTGCGCCAGCAACAGCCTTTGCTCACTTAGATTCAACAACCAACTTGGAACGTAAGTTGGTACAATTGGGTATCTACCCAGCTGTTGACCCACTTGCTTCAAGCTCACGTGCCTTGGCACCTGAAATTGTTGGAGAAGAGCACTATGCAGTTGCTGCTGAAGTAAAACGCGTTCTTCAACGTTACCATGAATTGCAAGATATCATTGCTATCCTTGGTATGGATGAGCTTTCTGATGAAGAAAAGACCTTGGTTGCTCGCGCCCGTCGTATCCAGTTCTTCTTGTCACAAAACTTCAACGTTGCGGAACAATTTACTGGTCAGCCAGGTTCTTATGTTCCAGTTGCTGAAACTGTACGTGGCTTTAAGGAAATCCTTGATGGTAAATACGATCACTTGCCAGAAGATGCCTTCCGTGGTGTAGGTTCTATCGAAGATGTGATTGCAAAAGCTGAAAAAATGGGATTTTAAGAGGTGATCTATGGCTCAGTTAACTGTCCAGATCGTGACACCAGATGGCCTCGTCTATGATCACCATGCCAGCTATGTATCGGTTCGAACTCTGGATGGTGAGATGGGGATCTTGCCACGACATGAAAATATGATTGCGGTTTTAGCAGTTGATGAAGTAAAGGTAAAACGTATTGATGACGAAGATCACGTGAACTGGATTGCAGTAAACGGCGGTGTTATTGAAATTGCCAATGATATGATCACAATCGTCGCTGACTCTGCAGAACGTGCTCGTGATATCGATGTCAGTCGTGCAGAACGTGCCAAGCTTCGTGCAGAACGTGCAATTGAAGAAGCACAAGACAAACACTTGATTGACCAAGAACGTCGTGCGAAGATTGCACTGCAACGTGCCATTAACCGTATTAATGTCGGAAATAGACTATAAGAAAAAAATGAACTTGAAAATACCAAGTTCATTTTTTATATGTTTTATTAAGGAGCAAAACGGATGCAGACTGCTTCGGGAATATGGAAGTCATTGGAGAGTTCTGCTAGACGACCATTGTCACAATTACGTTTAAAGACAGTTGCATTGTCAGAGTCTTGGTGGACAGCAATGAGAAATTTTTGGTCAGGTGTCAAATCAAAATCACGTGGGGTTTTACCATGTGTTGGAACGATTTCTAGCAATTCTAAGCTACCATCCGCAAGGATGGTATATACTGCGATAGAATCATGGCCACGGTTAGAAGCGTAGAGGTATTTACCGTCTTTAGAGAGACGAATAGCAGCGGTTCCATTAAAGCCTTCGTAAGCTTCTGGTAAAGTTGAAATCACTTGCATACGTTCAAATTCGCCAACGCCATCGTAGATTAAAACCTCGATAGTACTATTGAGTTCACAAATGAGATAAGCGATTTTATAGTGGTTATGGAAAACGATATGGCGTGAGCCTGCTCCTGGCCGGCTGTGATAGGTATAGAGTTTAGATAATTTCCCTTCTTGATCAAGGTCATAAGTGATGACTTGGTCAGTACCCAAATCACAGGTCACTAGATAGTGGTCAGGTGTTAAATCTGTATAGTGAACATGAGGAGATGCTTGATTCTCATGTGGACCTTGGCCACTGTGTTGATCTACATCACTAAATAAAAGACTACCATCTTCCTGACGTTTATAAACAAGCACCTGTCCTTTGTGGTAGTTGGCTGCATAGACCAAATTACGCTTTTCATCGACAGCAACATAACAGTGGGGGGCTCCTTCCTCAACGACATGATTTAATAAAGTCCCGTCAGTTTGATAGGCTGCAATTCCCCCCTTATCGTCTTGGCTACCAACAGTGTATAGGTGTTGGTGCTGGTCAAAAGCAAGGTAGGTTGGACTTGGCTCAGCTGCAAAAAGTTCTAGATTTGAAAGCTGACCAGTTTCTGTATCAAAGTCAGCCTTGTAAATCCCTTGGGAAGTCCGACGTGTATAAGTTCCAAAATAAACAGTTTCTTTCATAACGTTACCTCTACATAAAGATAAGACTATTATATCACAAAAACAAGCCAATTAAAGACATCCAATTAGATGTAAGCACTTTAAAAAAGAGTTATTTTGATTTAAAAATGGTATAATGAGAGAACGACAGAAAGGAATTATATATGGAACAAAAAGAGAAACATTTTAGCCTATCTTGGTTTTTTAAGTGGTTTTTAGATAACAAGGCCATTACGGTATTTTTAGTAACCTTATTATTGGGACTGAATCTTTTTATTTTAAGTAATATTAGTTTTCTATTTTCACCTGTTTTAGACTTTTTAGCAGTTGTGATGTTGCCAGTCATTCTGTCTGGTTTGTTATATTATTTGTTGAATCCTATTGTTGATTGGATGGAGAAGCATAAGGTTAATCGTGTTATAGCTATCACTATTGTCTTTGTTATCATCGCTCTCTTTATCATTTGGGGCTTGGCAGTAGCTATTCCAAATCTGCAACGTCAGGTCTTAACATTTGCAAGAAATGTCCCAATCTACCTAGAAGATGCTGACAGAGTTATTAATGATTTGGTAACCAAGCATTTACCAGATGATTTCAGGCCTCAGTTAGAACAAGTTTTGACAAACTTCTCTAGCCAGGCTACAGTTTGGGCAAGTAAGGTTTCATCTCGAGCAGTCAACTGGGTGAGTGCCTTTATTAGTGGGGCTTCTCAAGTGATTGTTGCCTTGATTATCGTTCCGTTCATGCTCTTTTATCTCTTGCGTGATGGGAAAGGCTTGCGTAACTATTTGACCCAATTCATGCCAAGA encodes the following:
- a CDS encoding F0F1 ATP synthase subunit C yields the protein MNLTFLGLCIACMGVSVGEGLLMNGLFKSVARQPDMLSEFRSLMFLGVAFIEGTFFVTLVFSFIIK
- the atpB gene encoding F0F1 ATP synthase subunit A, with the translated sequence MEESINPIISIGPVIFNLTMLAMTLLIVGVIFVFIYWASRNMTLKPKGKQNVLEYVYDFVIGFTEPNIGSRYMKDYSLFFLCLFLFMVIANNLGLMTKLQTIDGTNWWSSPTANLQYDLTLSFLVILLTHIESVRRRGFKKSIKSFMSPVFVIPMNILEEFTNFLSLALRIFGNIFAGEVMTSLLLLLSHQAIYWYPVAFGANLAWTAFSVFISCIQAYVFTLLTSVYLGNKINIEEE
- the atpF gene encoding F0F1 ATP synthase subunit B; amino-acid sequence: MHVTVGELIGNFILITGSFILLLVLIKKFAWSNITGIFEERAEKIATDIDSAEEARQKAEVLAQKREDELAGSRKEAKAIIENAKATAEKSKASILVDAKLEAGRLKEKANQEIAQNKAEALQNVKGEVADLTISLAGKIISQNLDGYAHKELIDQYIDQLGEA
- a CDS encoding F0F1 ATP synthase subunit delta; this translates as MDKKTVKVIEKYSMPFVQLVLEKGEEARIFSDLTQIKQVAEETGLPSFLKKVTVDESDKKKTIAFFQDSVSPLLQNFIQVLAYNHRVNLFYDVLVDCLNRLEKETNRFEVTITSAHPLTDEQKSRLLPLIEKKMSLKVRSVKEEIDESLIGGFVIFANHKTIDVSIKQQLKVVKENLK
- the atpA gene encoding F0F1 ATP synthase subunit alpha — encoded protein: MAINAQEISALIKQQIENFKPNFDVTETGVVTYIGDGIARAHGLENAMSGELLIFENGSYGMAQNLESTDVGIIILGDFTDIREGDTIRRTGKIMEVPVGESLIGRVVDPLGRPVDGLGEIHTDKTRPVEAPAPGVMQRKSVSEPLQTGLKAIDALVPIGRGQRELIIGDRQTGKTTIAIDTILNQKGQDMICIYVAIGQKESTVRTQVETLRQYGALDYTIVVTASASQPSPLLFLAPYAGVAMAEEFMYQGKHVLIVYDDLSKQAVAYRELSLLLRRPPGREAFPGDVFYLHSRLLERSAKVSDELGGGSITALPFIETQAGDISAYIATNVISITDGQIFLGDGLFNAGIRPAIDAGSSVSRVGGSAQIKAMKKVAGTLRIDLASYRELEAFTKFGSDLDAATQAKLNRGRRTVEVLKQPVHKPLPVEKQVTILYALTHGFLDTVPVDDIVRFEEEFHAFFDAQHPEILETIRDTKDLPEEAVLDAAITEFLNQSSFQ
- a CDS encoding F0F1 ATP synthase subunit gamma → MAVSLNDIKTKIASTKNTSQITNAMQMVSAAKLGRSEEAARNFQVYAQKVRKLLTDILHGNGAGASTNPMLISRPVKKTGYIVITSDRGLVGGYNSSILKAVMELKEEYHPDGTGFEMICIGGMGADFFKARGIQPLYELRGLADQPSFDQVRKIISKTVEMYQNELFDELYVCYNHHVNTLTSQMRVEQMLPIVDLDPNEADEEYSLTFELETSREEILEQLLPQFAESMIYGAIIDAKTAENAAGMTAMQTATDNAKKVINDLTIQYNRARQAAITQEITEIVAGASALE
- the atpD gene encoding F0F1 ATP synthase subunit beta, translating into MSSGKIAQVIGPVVDVLFAAGEKLPEINNALVVYKNDERKTKIVLEVALELGDGMVRTIAMESTDGLTRGMEVLDTGRPISVPVGKETLGRVFNVLGDTIDLEAPFTEDAERQPIHKKAPTFDELSTSSEILETGIKVIDLLAPYLKGGKVGLFGGAGVGKTVLIQELIHNIAQEHGGISVFTGVGERTREGNDLYWEMKESGVIEKTAMVFGQMNEPPGARMRVALTGLTIAEYFRDVEGQDVLLFIDNIFRFTQAGSEVSALLGRMPSAVGYQPTLATEMGQLQERITSTKKGSVTSIQAIYVPADDYTDPAPATAFAHLDSTTNLERKLVQLGIYPAVDPLASSSRALAPEIVGEEHYAVAAEVKRVLQRYHELQDIIAILGMDELSDEEKTLVARARRIQFFLSQNFNVAEQFTGQPGSYVPVAETVRGFKEILDGKYDHLPEDAFRGVGSIEDVIAKAEKMGF
- a CDS encoding F0F1 ATP synthase subunit epsilon yields the protein MAQLTVQIVTPDGLVYDHHASYVSVRTLDGEMGILPRHENMIAVLAVDEVKVKRIDDEDHVNWIAVNGGVIEIANDMITIVADSAERARDIDVSRAERAKLRAERAIEEAQDKHLIDQERRAKIALQRAINRINVGNRL
- a CDS encoding lactonase family protein; protein product: MKETVYFGTYTRRTSQGIYKADFDTETGQLSNLELFAAEPSPTYLAFDQHQHLYTVGSQDDKGGIAAYQTDGTLLNHVVEEGAPHCYVAVDEKRNLVYAANYHKGQVLVYKRQEDGSLLFSDVDQHSGQGPHENQASPHVHYTDLTPDHYLVTCDLGTDQVITYDLDQEGKLSKLYTYHSRPGAGSRHIVFHNHYKIAYLICELNSTIEVLIYDGVGEFERMQVISTLPEAYEGFNGTAAIRLSKDGKYLYASNRGHDSIAVYTILADGSLELLEIVPTHGKTPRDFDLTPDQKFLIAVHQDSDNATVFKRNCDNGRLAELSNDFHIPEAVCIRFAP
- a CDS encoding AI-2E family transporter encodes the protein MEQKEKHFSLSWFFKWFLDNKAITVFLVTLLLGLNLFILSNISFLFSPVLDFLAVVMLPVILSGLLYYLLNPIVDWMEKHKVNRVIAITIVFVIIALFIIWGLAVAIPNLQRQVLTFARNVPIYLEDADRVINDLVTKHLPDDFRPQLEQVLTNFSSQATVWASKVSSRAVNWVSAFISGASQVIVALIIVPFMLFYLLRDGKGLRNYLTQFMPRKLKEPVGQVLSDVNQQLSNYVRGQVTVAIIVAVMFIIFFKIIGLRYAVTLGVTAGILNLVPYLGSFLAMLPALVLGLIAGPVMLLKVVIVFIVEQTIEGRFVSPLILGSQLNIHPINVLFVLLTSGSMFGIWGVLLGIPVYASAKVVISAIFEWYKVVSGLYELEGEEVKSEQ